CTGTCCGGGTTGTTCTTCGCCACCGGTGGCATGGCGCTGGTCGGCATCGTCATCGTGATGTTCATGGTGCCGCGCGCAACCGGGCCGTTGCAGCACCGCGAGTCCGGCGTCGCGCGCCAGGCGCTGATACCGACACTCAAGCACCCGGACCTGCTGCGCCTGGACCTGGGCATTTTTGTGTTGCACGCGATGTTGATGTCGAGCTTCGTTGCATTGCCCCTGGCCCTGGTCGAAAAAGCCGGGCTGCCCAAAGAGCAGCACTGGTGGGTGTACCTGACCGCGCTACTGATCTCCTTCTTCGCCATGATCCCGTTCATTATCTATGGCGAGAAGAAACGCAAAATGAAACGAGTTTTATTGGGCGCAGTGCTGACGCTGATGCTCACTGAGCTATTCTTCTGGCAGTTCGGCGATAGCTTGCGGGCTCTGGTGATTGGTACGGTGGTGTTCTTCACCGCGTTCAACCTGCTGGAAGCCTCCTTGCCATCGCTGATCAGCAAGGTTTCACCGGCGGGCGGCAAGGGCACGGCGATGGGGGTTTATTCCACCAGCCAGTTCCTCGGTTCGGCGCTGGGCGGGATCCTCGGCGGCTGGATGTTCCAGCACGGCGGTTTGTCGGTTGTGTTCCTCGGATGCGCGGGTCTGGCTGCCCTCTGGCTTGCCTTTGCTGTTACCATGCGGGAACCTCCGTATGTGACGAGCCTGCGCTTGCCGTTGTCGCCCGAAGCGATTCGTGAAGCTGGCCTGATCGAGCGCCTTAAGGCCGTCGTTGGAGTAACCGATGCAATCGTGGTTGCCGATGAAGCGGCGATTTACATCAAACTGGACACCGAATTATTGGATCGCACCACCCTCGAGCGTCTGGTGAACAACCCGACCGCGACAGCGTGCGAAGCCTAGGAGAACGTTATGGCCCGTGGGGTTAACAAAGTCATATTGGTCGGCACTTGCGGCCAGGATCCCGAAGTTCGCTACTTGCCTAACGGTAACGCCGTGACCAACCTGAGTCTGGCGACCAGCGAACAGTGGACCGACAAGCAAACCGGTCAGAAGGTCGAGAAGACCGAATGGCACCGTGTTTCGATGTTCGGCAAGGTTGCCGAAATTGCCGGCGAATACCTGCGCAAAGGTTCGCAGGTGTACATCGAAGGCAAGCTGCAGACCCGCGAATGGGAAAAAGACGGTATCAAGCGTTACACCACTGAAATCGTGGTCGACATGCAAGGCACCATGCAACTGCTGGGCGGCCGTCCACAGCAGGGCGACCAACAAGGCGGGGGCAATAACTACCAGCAGTCCGCCCCGGCCCCACGCCAACAGGCTCCGCGTCCGCAGCAGTCGGCACCGCAACAGTCGCGTCCGGCTCCACAGCAGCAGGCCGCTCCTCAGCCGGCTCCGGATTTCGACAGCTTTGATGACGATATCCCGTTCTAAAAAGCAGCTATCCAGTCAGCAATAAAAAAAGCGAAGCCAGTGATCTGGCTTCGCTTTTTTGTGGGCGCTGTTAACTGAATAAAGGGGTCACATTGGCCCGTGCCGAGTGCAGTTTCTTGTAGCTATCGATCAACCGCAGGTGCCGGTCGAGCCCCTCCAGTTTCATGCTGGTCGGCGTCAAGCCATGGAAGCGCACGCTGCCGTCCACCGATCCGATCGCTGCATCCGTCCGCTCGTTGCCAAACATCCGGCGGAAATTGGCCTCGTAGTCTTCCAGTTCCAGGTCTTCGTCCAGTTTCATCTCCAGCACCACATTCACGGCCTGATAGAACAAGCCGCGCTCAACCGTGTTGTCGTTGTACTGCAGGAACATTTCCACCGCCTCTTTCGCCTCTTCAAATTGCTGCAAGGCGAGATAGATCAGCAGCTTCAATTCCAGGATCGTCAGCTGACCCCAGGCCGTATTGTCGTCAAATTCGATGCCGATCAAGGTGGTGATGTCGGTGTAGTCGTCCAGCTCACTTTCCACCAGACGCTCAACCAGCGCTTGCAGTTCGTCTTCGTCCAGGCGATGCAGGTTCAGGATGTCGGTGCGGAAGAACAGCGCTTTGTTGGTGTTATCCCAGATCAGATCGTCCGCGGGATAGATTTCCGAA
This genomic stretch from Pseudomonas wuhanensis harbors:
- a CDS encoding MFS transporter, translated to MHDPHSERMSGSETRAASGLALVFAFRMLGMFMVLPVLATYGMDLAGATPALIGLAIGAYGLTQAIFQIPFGFISDRIGRRPVIYLGLIIFALGSVLAANADSIWGVIAGRILQGAGAISAAVMALLSDLTREQHRTKAMAMIGMTIGLSFAVAMVVGPLLTRVFGLSGLFFATGGMALVGIVIVMFMVPRATGPLQHRESGVARQALIPTLKHPDLLRLDLGIFVLHAMLMSSFVALPLALVEKAGLPKEQHWWVYLTALLISFFAMIPFIIYGEKKRKMKRVLLGAVLTLMLTELFFWQFGDSLRALVIGTVVFFTAFNLLEASLPSLISKVSPAGGKGTAMGVYSTSQFLGSALGGILGGWMFQHGGLSVVFLGCAGLAALWLAFAVTMREPPYVTSLRLPLSPEAIREAGLIERLKAVVGVTDAIVVADEAAIYIKLDTELLDRTTLERLVNNPTATACEA
- a CDS encoding single-stranded DNA-binding protein; this encodes MARGVNKVILVGTCGQDPEVRYLPNGNAVTNLSLATSEQWTDKQTGQKVEKTEWHRVSMFGKVAEIAGEYLRKGSQVYIEGKLQTREWEKDGIKRYTTEIVVDMQGTMQLLGGRPQQGDQQGGGNNYQQSAPAPRQQAPRPQQSAPQQSRPAPQQQAAPQPAPDFDSFDDDIPF